One Psychrobacillus glaciei genomic region harbors:
- a CDS encoding TolB family protein translates to MERLFYFLIILCFIFPTTIHADQSRSSVKIAFTKDVFVWIKDYDKEEKITEKKATYNYPPSWSFDGTMLLYQKEVPGNIIEAKGQSNELWVYELKTKKHHKIFYDTHNPKWSPTENTVAFGSGGVLNISNLITFNNIALGVDDYEWQPDGKGFIASSSASLRPDGWTNPVLYTIALDEDYITNRDLSKNIVNELFVIPKELEKNGVKILSINADSFQ, encoded by the coding sequence ATGGAAAGGTTGTTTTATTTCCTAATTATTTTATGTTTCATCTTTCCTACAACCATTCATGCGGACCAGAGTAGGTCGAGTGTAAAAATAGCTTTTACTAAAGATGTTTTTGTATGGATTAAGGATTATGATAAAGAAGAAAAAATCACAGAAAAAAAGGCAACTTACAATTACCCACCATCATGGTCATTTGATGGAACAATGCTTCTTTATCAAAAAGAAGTGCCAGGAAACATTATTGAAGCTAAAGGACAATCAAATGAGCTATGGGTCTATGAACTAAAAACTAAAAAACATCATAAAATCTTTTATGATACTCATAACCCTAAATGGTCCCCTACTGAAAATACCGTTGCTTTTGGGTCTGGTGGTGTATTAAATATATCTAACCTAATAACTTTCAATAATATCGCGCTAGGTGTTGACGATTATGAATGGCAGCCAGATGGAAAAGGTTTTATCGCATCATCAAGCGCTTCTCTTCGCCCAGATGGATGGACTAATCCAGTTCTTTATACGATTGCATTAGATGAGGATTATATAACGAACAGGGATTTAAGCAAAAATATTGTAAACGAGTTATTTGTTATTCCGAAAGAGCTAGAAAAAAATGGCGTAAAAATATTATCGATCAATGCCGATTCCTTTCAATAA
- a CDS encoding carbon monoxide dehydrogenase — translation MSYLVHQVNMNNIFSINAIGYISVKDAVREFENHFKKDVTLPKIKPAILFTNQFGRFYEDREYNINDLLKIKFVNEKAVENNYKIDIRPLKNKIIFKDRENQKAYTLKNGEKAIYFEHQLFNFLVFENNNWQYMFGIDKRLSKVTPGLVEIANSIE, via the coding sequence TTGAGTTATTTGGTACATCAAGTGAATATGAATAATATATTTTCTATTAATGCGATTGGATATATATCTGTTAAAGATGCAGTTAGGGAATTTGAAAATCACTTTAAAAAAGATGTGACATTGCCAAAAATCAAGCCTGCTATTCTTTTCACCAATCAATTCGGAAGATTTTATGAAGATAGGGAATATAACATTAATGATTTACTGAAAATCAAGTTTGTAAATGAAAAGGCTGTAGAAAATAATTATAAAATTGATATCCGTCCTTTGAAAAATAAAATAATTTTTAAGGATAGAGAAAATCAGAAAGCCTATACACTTAAAAATGGAGAGAAAGCCATATATTTTGAACATCAATTATTTAATTTTTTAGTTTTTGAAAATAATAATTGGCAATATATGTTTGGAATTGATAAGAGGTTATCTAAGGTAACTCCTGGATTAGTTGAAATTGCTAACTCAATTGAATAA
- a CDS encoding PspC domain-containing protein, which translates to MSQKLTKSSTDKALYGVCGGIAEFFGISSFIVRLLFFLTASVSVWVYLLLSWTLKDIPSL; encoded by the coding sequence ATGTCACAAAAGTTAACAAAATCATCAACAGATAAGGCATTGTATGGAGTGTGTGGAGGGATTGCGGAATTTTTTGGTATATCTTCTTTTATCGTTAGGTTACTATTTTTCTTAACGGCTTCAGTTTCTGTTTGGGTATATTTATTACTTTCTTGGACTTTAAAAGATATACCATCACTATAA
- the shc gene encoding squalene--hopene cyclase: protein MNDTLSEEINRIISILKKDQSEVGTWDYPFETGITTDAYMIILLRSLTIDDEELIKELVVRILSEQQDSGAWKLFYDEEDEGNVGTTIEAYYALLYSGYCSHDDVRMQEARQFILSNGGIDKSNLLTKIMLAVTGQFSWEKIFTIPTEFVLLPHSFPMNFFDLSVFGRANIAPLMILAEKKYIIKTNKSPNISDLYILNHNRWDEDYLLSALSNEWSPFLLSIKNRIEDLFGLPKQIHELAVEKTKQYMLDRIEPDGTLYSYFSSTFLLIFAFLSLGYKKDHPTIIHAVNGLKSMKCKIDGKTHMQFTTATVWNTALISYAMQEAGVSELDPVIKKTNKFLLTRQHDKYGDWVIHNPDSLPGGWGFSNVNTLNPDIDDTTATLRSISKTVNKKTKFHSSWARGIHWVFSMQNDDGGWPSFEKGVNKSILSMIPIEDAEYLLADPSSADLTGRALEFFGNFTNLKNDHDSIKLGVNWLIDHQEPNGSWYGRWGICYIYGAWAAITGLVAAGISSDHPSILKSVKWLREIQNSDGGWGESCKSDKMKTYVPLGSSTLTHTAWALDALIAAEEELTPEIISGIKYILENNDKDDWTTSYPTGQGMAGSFYIHYHSYRYIFPLLALAHYQKKFPNERLLTH from the coding sequence GTGAATGATACCCTATCAGAGGAGATTAACCGAATTATAAGCATCTTGAAGAAGGATCAATCTGAGGTAGGAACTTGGGATTATCCTTTTGAAACAGGTATTACAACGGATGCCTATATGATTATTTTATTGCGTTCATTAACTATTGATGATGAAGAATTAATAAAGGAACTAGTAGTTCGGATTTTAAGCGAGCAGCAAGATAGTGGGGCTTGGAAGCTGTTTTATGATGAAGAAGATGAGGGGAATGTAGGAACCACGATTGAAGCTTATTATGCCCTTCTATATTCAGGCTATTGTTCTCACGATGATGTACGAATGCAAGAAGCAAGGCAGTTTATTTTATCAAATGGGGGAATAGACAAAAGTAATTTGCTAACAAAAATAATGTTGGCAGTAACTGGACAATTTTCATGGGAAAAAATTTTTACTATCCCGACAGAATTTGTTTTACTACCACACTCATTCCCGATGAACTTTTTCGACTTGTCTGTCTTTGGTAGAGCAAATATCGCTCCACTCATGATTCTCGCTGAAAAGAAATACATAATTAAAACAAATAAAAGTCCAAATATTTCAGATTTATATATTTTGAACCACAACCGGTGGGATGAAGATTATTTATTAAGTGCTCTCTCAAATGAATGGAGTCCATTTCTTTTATCCATAAAAAATCGAATTGAGGACCTATTTGGTTTGCCTAAGCAAATTCATGAACTTGCGGTAGAAAAGACAAAACAGTATATGCTGGATCGAATTGAACCAGATGGGACCTTATACAGTTACTTTAGCTCGACATTTCTGCTAATTTTCGCGTTTCTTTCCCTTGGTTATAAGAAAGATCATCCCACAATCATTCATGCGGTGAATGGATTAAAGTCTATGAAATGCAAAATTGACGGGAAGACTCATATGCAATTCACCACAGCAACGGTCTGGAATACTGCTTTAATTAGTTATGCCATGCAAGAAGCAGGCGTTTCCGAATTAGATCCAGTTATAAAAAAAACAAATAAATTTTTATTAACACGACAGCATGATAAATATGGGGACTGGGTCATACACAATCCAGATAGTCTTCCAGGGGGATGGGGTTTCTCAAATGTAAATACTCTGAACCCTGATATTGATGATACTACGGCAACCTTAAGGTCAATAAGCAAAACTGTCAATAAAAAAACCAAGTTCCATTCATCTTGGGCAAGAGGAATCCACTGGGTATTTTCAATGCAAAATGATGATGGAGGATGGCCATCATTCGAAAAAGGCGTGAATAAAAGCATATTGTCTATGATTCCAATTGAAGATGCTGAATATTTACTCGCAGATCCATCAAGTGCAGATTTAACAGGAAGAGCATTGGAATTTTTCGGGAATTTCACTAATTTAAAGAATGATCATGACTCAATAAAGTTAGGTGTTAATTGGTTAATCGATCATCAAGAACCGAATGGATCGTGGTATGGCCGATGGGGCATATGTTATATTTATGGGGCTTGGGCTGCTATAACCGGGCTTGTTGCAGCAGGAATATCATCGGACCATCCTTCTATTCTAAAATCAGTCAAATGGCTTCGCGAGATTCAAAATTCGGATGGCGGTTGGGGAGAATCTTGTAAAAGTGATAAAATGAAAACGTACGTTCCATTGGGATCCAGTACATTAACTCATACAGCCTGGGCATTGGATGCGCTGATTGCTGCTGAAGAAGAACTCACACCAGAAATAATATCCGGCATCAAATATATTTTAGAAAATAATGATAAAGATGACTGGACAACATCTTATCCAACAGGACAGGGAATGGCTGGCAGTTTCTATATTCATTATCATAGTTATCGATATATTTTCCCTCTACTTGCACTTGCACATTATCAAAAAAAATTTCCGAATGAAAGGCTGTTAACTCATTAG
- a CDS encoding S16 family serine protease gives MESKKSVEELLSKQNLEFLDIHEITNLELYGSKNRKILEWLHLKKNSVERMRENVNQYLGQEDVNINEFLNREHTDANSAELGLALTGLIIRGDLQNNLNFAVTGAISKTGDVLKVGSIKEKIQIADVSGFSYIIIPIENAEEVSNIQKEYSRNIQVFDVSHIDEAVKLINELNGKN, from the coding sequence ATGGAGAGCAAAAAATCCGTTGAAGAACTTTTAAGTAAGCAGAATTTAGAATTCTTGGACATTCACGAAATTACTAATTTAGAGCTTTATGGAAGTAAAAATCGGAAAATCTTAGAGTGGCTACATTTAAAAAAAAATAGTGTAGAACGTATGAGAGAAAATGTAAATCAATACTTAGGTCAAGAAGACGTAAATATAAATGAATTTTTAAATCGGGAACATACGGATGCAAATAGTGCAGAGTTAGGTCTTGCACTAACTGGACTCATTATCCGGGGTGATTTGCAAAACAATCTTAATTTCGCAGTTACTGGGGCAATAAGCAAGACGGGAGACGTATTAAAAGTAGGGAGTATAAAAGAAAAAATACAAATTGCTGATGTATCTGGTTTTTCCTATATTATTATCCCAATTGAAAATGCGGAGGAAGTTTCAAATATTCAAAAAGAATATAGCAGAAATATTCAAGTTTTTGATGTCTCTCATATCGATGAAGCAGTTAAATTAATTAATGAGTTAAATGGTAAAAATTAA